In one Halosimplex halophilum genomic region, the following are encoded:
- a CDS encoding Nmad3 family putative nucleotide modification protein — translation MTVVCCGVGADTGNVRPVPGVDAEGRFEYVPIPEKGATAETATYGSLDRRHGEGTFADLLDGIRPGSDGEWITDPGAVREQPVHRDPDLAALTYGEHRPGYVAKLRELEPGDIVAFYGGFPGPDSDYKHRYLFGYFTVAEPPVVLDPAMDRADVEAVLAEHPDNAHAKRFAGHGDLYYHDPEFTDRPRPVVIVPGEAPGGLLDRAIRLSDRRRGPNYYMSDDVAGALSPASATERGTHLGGFKPAVRCDVTAEAFRAFVRERS, via the coding sequence TTGACAGTCGTCTGCTGCGGCGTCGGCGCCGACACCGGCAACGTCCGCCCGGTCCCGGGCGTCGACGCCGAGGGCCGCTTCGAGTACGTCCCCATCCCGGAGAAGGGCGCGACCGCCGAGACGGCCACGTACGGCTCGCTCGACCGGCGCCACGGGGAGGGAACGTTCGCCGACCTGCTCGACGGGATCCGCCCGGGCAGCGACGGCGAGTGGATCACCGACCCGGGGGCGGTCCGCGAGCAACCGGTCCACCGCGACCCCGACCTGGCGGCGCTCACCTACGGCGAGCACCGGCCGGGGTACGTGGCGAAGCTGCGCGAGCTGGAGCCCGGCGACATCGTCGCGTTCTACGGCGGCTTCCCGGGACCTGACAGCGACTACAAGCACCGGTACCTGTTCGGCTACTTCACGGTCGCCGAGCCGCCGGTCGTGCTCGACCCGGCGATGGATCGGGCCGACGTGGAGGCGGTCCTCGCCGAACACCCCGACAACGCCCACGCCAAGCGCTTCGCCGGTCACGGGGACCTGTACTACCACGACCCGGAATTTACCGACCGGCCGCGGCCGGTGGTGATCGTCCCCGGCGAGGCGCCCGGCGGGCTGCTCGACCGGGCGATACGGCTGAGCGACCGGCGACGGGGGCCGAACTACTATATGAGCGACGACGTGGCGGGCGCGCTGTCGCCGGCGTCGGCGACCGAGCGCGGGACCCACCTCGGCGGGTTCAAACCGGCCGTCCGCTGTGACGTCACTGCCGAGGCGTTCCGCGCGTTCGTCCGCGAGCGGTCCTGA
- a CDS encoding phosphoribosyltransferase: MFRDRTAAGERLADALEDRGVAADIVLAIPRGGLPLGRAVADRLDAPLDVVVASKIGAPHNEEYAIGAVAEDGAAWLNEGALDRLNVSDAYLAREREREREVAAGKAATYREGDRPALTGKRVVVVDDGVATGATMRACLRLVRDERPESLVVAVPVGPPDTLDELAALADEVVAVERPRNFRAVGAHYRNFAQVSDEEAMSYLA; the protein is encoded by the coding sequence ATGTTCCGCGACCGGACTGCCGCGGGCGAACGGCTCGCGGACGCGCTCGAAGACCGCGGGGTCGCCGCCGACATCGTCCTCGCGATCCCACGGGGCGGACTCCCGCTGGGGCGAGCCGTCGCCGACCGGCTGGACGCCCCGCTGGACGTGGTCGTCGCCTCGAAGATCGGCGCGCCGCACAACGAGGAGTACGCCATCGGCGCGGTGGCCGAGGACGGCGCGGCGTGGCTCAACGAGGGCGCGCTCGACCGGTTGAACGTCAGCGACGCCTACCTCGCCCGCGAGCGGGAACGCGAGCGCGAGGTCGCCGCCGGGAAGGCCGCCACCTACCGCGAGGGCGACCGGCCGGCCCTGACCGGCAAGCGGGTCGTGGTCGTCGACGACGGCGTCGCCACCGGCGCGACGATGCGCGCCTGCCTCCGGCTCGTCCGCGACGAGCGTCCAGAATCACTGGTCGTCGCCGTCCCCGTCGGGCCGCCGGACACGCTCGACGAACTCGCGGCGCTGGCCGACGAGGTGGTCGCCGTCGAGCGCCCCCGGAACTTCCGGGCGGTCGGCGCCCACTACCGGAACTTCGCGCAGGTCAGCGACGAGGAGGCGATGTCGTACCTGGCGTGA
- a CDS encoding M20 family metallopeptidase: MIFDVLDFHERAVRTESHESVDGMRDLLVETLEGNGAKPVVDEAGNTLATRTGAGYEPGDTAVESDGDGDASGTHLVLNTHIDTVPPHVPFAEREDGAVVEGRGACDAKGPLAALVDAFLSAGVGEGNRLTLAITPDEETVQTGAAHLAGTLDADGFVVGEPTGLDVCNAARGQYEGTVTITGAAAHAATPGSGANAIRAIAPILQAMESYDEKRGPGEHESLGRPTLTPTVVDGGEASNQVPEECTITFDRRPVPPETPEAFEADLAEHLSEWVPSGMDLDVALSPRETPFLTAFATDRDDPLVEALAAASGGEVRPFGAATEASYFAEHAPTVVFGPGDLADDEGAVAHSEREYVRRDEVRAAARAVRDTVDALL; encoded by the coding sequence ATGATCTTCGACGTGCTCGACTTCCACGAGCGGGCGGTCCGCACCGAGTCCCACGAGTCCGTCGACGGGATGCGCGACCTGCTGGTCGAGACGCTCGAAGGGAACGGTGCGAAGCCGGTCGTCGACGAGGCGGGCAACACGCTCGCGACGCGGACGGGCGCCGGGTACGAGCCCGGCGACACCGCCGTCGAGAGCGACGGAGACGGCGACGCATCGGGCACTCACCTCGTCCTGAACACTCACATCGACACGGTGCCGCCGCACGTCCCGTTCGCCGAGCGCGAGGACGGGGCCGTCGTTGAGGGGCGGGGCGCCTGCGACGCGAAGGGGCCGCTCGCGGCGCTCGTCGACGCGTTCCTCAGCGCCGGCGTCGGCGAGGGCAACCGGCTGACGCTGGCGATCACGCCCGACGAGGAGACCGTCCAGACCGGGGCCGCTCACCTCGCGGGGACGCTCGACGCGGACGGGTTCGTCGTCGGCGAACCCACGGGACTGGACGTGTGCAACGCCGCCCGCGGACAGTACGAGGGGACGGTCACGATCACTGGCGCGGCGGCCCACGCAGCTACTCCCGGGAGCGGCGCGAACGCGATCCGCGCCATCGCCCCGATACTCCAGGCGATGGAGAGCTACGATGAAAAACGGGGGCCCGGCGAACACGAGTCGCTCGGACGACCGACGCTCACGCCGACCGTCGTCGACGGCGGCGAGGCCTCGAACCAGGTGCCCGAGGAGTGTACCATCACCTTCGACCGGCGGCCGGTCCCGCCGGAGACGCCCGAGGCGTTCGAGGCGGACCTGGCGGAACACCTCTCGGAGTGGGTCCCCTCGGGGATGGACCTGGACGTGGCCCTCTCGCCGCGGGAGACGCCCTTCTTGACCGCGTTCGCGACCGACCGGGACGACCCGCTCGTCGAGGCGCTGGCGGCCGCCAGCGGCGGCGAGGTGCGGCCGTTCGGTGCCGCGACGGAGGCGTCGTACTTCGCCGAGCACGCCCCCACGGTCGTCTTCGGCCCGGGGGACCTGGCGGACGACGAGGGCGCGGTGGCCCACAGCGAGCGGGAGTACGTCCGCCGCGACGAGGTCCGGGCGGCCGCGCGAGCCGTCCGCGACACCGTCGACGCGCTGCTGTAA
- the purB gene encoding adenylosuccinate lyase translates to MTDRSPLQAVSPLDGRYARYTEPLVPYASEQALMRARTRVEIEYLIALADLPETPLEIDAGQREGLRAVYEGFDAGDAELIKQIETEGYGDYSATNHDVKAVEYFVREHLPEGLDAAQWIHFGLTSEDVNNLAHRLLVKPAVEEVLVPQLRDVRDALVEQAREHRDLPMLARTHGQPATPTTYGKELAVYASRLGRALGRIERATAEISGKLAGASGTYAAHDAAYPDVDWRAFSESFVRDLGLEHEPLTTQVNPCDDLAAVFDALRGANNVLLDLDLDVWLYVSDRYLGQEAAAGETGSSTMPHKVNPIDFENSEGNLSKANSDLVFLGDYVTTSRLQRDLSDSTVKRNIGAALAHCLIGYSKLENGLAKVVPNEQVMADDLEATPEIIGEAVQTILRREGFDDAYEHVKEATRGRDVSMADFAAMIDDLDVSEDVREELHALTPAGYTGVASDLVDDARE, encoded by the coding sequence ATGACCGACCGATCGCCGCTCCAGGCCGTCTCGCCCCTGGACGGACGCTACGCCCGCTACACCGAACCGCTGGTCCCCTACGCCAGCGAACAGGCGCTCATGCGGGCGCGGACCCGCGTCGAGATCGAGTACCTGATCGCGCTGGCCGACCTGCCCGAGACGCCCCTCGAAATCGACGCCGGCCAGCGCGAGGGTCTCCGGGCCGTCTACGAGGGGTTCGACGCCGGGGACGCGGAGCTGATCAAACAGATCGAGACCGAGGGCTACGGCGACTACTCGGCGACGAACCACGACGTGAAGGCCGTCGAGTACTTCGTCCGCGAGCACCTCCCCGAGGGGCTCGACGCGGCCCAGTGGATCCACTTCGGGCTCACCAGCGAGGACGTGAACAACCTCGCCCACCGCCTGCTGGTCAAGCCCGCCGTCGAGGAGGTGCTCGTCCCGCAACTGCGCGACGTGCGCGACGCGCTGGTCGAACAGGCCCGCGAGCACCGCGACCTGCCGATGCTCGCTCGGACCCACGGCCAGCCCGCCACCCCGACGACCTACGGGAAGGAACTGGCCGTCTACGCCTCCCGGCTGGGCAGGGCGCTCGGCCGCATCGAGCGGGCGACCGCGGAGATCTCGGGCAAACTCGCCGGCGCGTCGGGCACCTACGCCGCCCACGACGCGGCCTACCCCGACGTGGACTGGCGGGCGTTCTCCGAGTCGTTCGTCCGCGACCTGGGACTGGAGCACGAGCCGCTGACGACGCAGGTCAACCCCTGCGACGACCTGGCCGCGGTCTTCGACGCGCTCCGCGGGGCCAACAACGTCCTGCTCGACCTGGACCTCGACGTGTGGCTCTACGTCTCCGACCGCTACCTCGGCCAGGAGGCCGCCGCGGGCGAGACGGGCTCGTCGACGATGCCCCACAAGGTCAACCCGATCGACTTCGAGAACAGCGAGGGCAACCTCTCGAAGGCCAACTCGGACCTGGTCTTCCTCGGCGACTACGTCACGACCTCGCGGCTCCAGCGGGACCTCTCGGACTCGACGGTCAAGCGGAACATCGGTGCCGCACTGGCCCACTGTCTCATCGGCTACTCGAAGCTGGAGAACGGGCTGGCGAAGGTCGTCCCCAACGAGCAGGTGATGGCCGACGACCTCGAAGCGACGCCCGAGATAATCGGCGAGGCGGTCCAGACGATCCTCCGCCGCGAGGGCTTCGACGACGCCTACGAGCACGTGAAGGAGGCGACCCGCGGCCGCGACGTGTCGATGGCCGACTTCGCGGCGATGATCGACGACCTCGACGTGAGCGAGGACGTGCGGGAAGAACTCCACGCGCTGACCCCGGCGGGCTACACCGGCGTCGCGAGCGACCTCGTCGACGACGCGCGGGAGTAG
- a CDS encoding Gfo/Idh/MocA family protein, giving the protein MTYRAIQVGTGGQGGRWCETFLPPNVEKGLIDVVAAVDVDPDAHDNAVEHLGLNPADCYTDAETAFAEHDADFCTIVTPPWAHEEVVDAAVDHDLDVLSEKPIADTLEASVRIAEKVDRAGLKMGVTMSHRFDRDKTTVRRRLRSGEPGPLDYLVGRFTCNARTYGRWGEFRHEMDNPLLVEGAVHQLDYLADMAGAKCERLYADTWLPEWAEYEDDVQATVQMRFENGVRATWEGAKANATTLNGWGSDYLRAECRDETLVLDDREIERYPYEQERESVVGATDAEGEPVPLDEQDAWGNTWLVEQFVEWLDTGEPMATDVRSNLQSVALVEAAIESSERDEAVDPQALLAEAREAVEL; this is encoded by the coding sequence ATGACCTACCGAGCGATCCAGGTCGGGACCGGCGGCCAGGGCGGCCGCTGGTGCGAGACCTTCCTGCCGCCGAACGTCGAGAAGGGGCTGATAGACGTCGTCGCCGCCGTCGACGTGGACCCCGACGCTCACGACAACGCCGTCGAACACCTCGGGCTCAACCCGGCCGACTGCTACACCGACGCCGAGACCGCCTTCGCGGAGCACGACGCCGACTTCTGTACCATTGTGACGCCGCCGTGGGCCCACGAGGAGGTCGTCGACGCCGCGGTCGACCACGACCTGGACGTCCTCTCGGAGAAACCCATCGCCGACACCCTCGAAGCGTCGGTCCGCATCGCCGAGAAGGTCGACCGCGCGGGCCTGAAGATGGGCGTGACGATGAGCCACCGCTTCGACCGGGACAAGACGACCGTCCGCCGGCGCCTGCGCTCGGGCGAGCCCGGGCCGCTCGACTACCTCGTCGGCCGCTTCACCTGCAACGCCCGCACCTACGGCCGGTGGGGCGAGTTCCGCCACGAGATGGACAACCCCCTCCTCGTGGAGGGCGCGGTCCACCAGCTCGATTACCTCGCGGACATGGCCGGCGCGAAGTGCGAGCGGCTCTACGCCGACACGTGGCTCCCCGAGTGGGCCGAGTACGAGGACGACGTGCAGGCCACCGTCCAGATGCGCTTCGAGAACGGCGTGCGGGCGACCTGGGAGGGCGCGAAGGCCAACGCGACGACGCTGAACGGCTGGGGCAGCGACTACCTCCGCGCGGAGTGCCGCGACGAGACGCTCGTGCTCGACGACCGCGAGATCGAACGCTACCCCTACGAGCAGGAGCGGGAGTCGGTCGTCGGCGCGACCGACGCCGAGGGCGAGCCGGTCCCGCTGGACGAGCAGGACGCGTGGGGCAACACCTGGCTCGTCGAGCAGTTCGTCGAGTGGCTCGATACGGGCGAACCGATGGCGACGGACGTGCGGTCGAACCTCCAGTCGGTCGCGCTCGTCGAGGCGGCCATCGAGAGCAGCGAGCGCGACGAGGCCGTCGACCCGCAGGCGCTGCTCGCCGAGGCCCGCGAGGCCGTCGAGCTCTGA
- a CDS encoding type IV pilin — translation MRSRRARRGLSPVIGTVLLVAIVVLLASAAAYVAFGATDRNEPAPEVTTELEPVDRPAAYELELTNGERLDGERVELRGAADERALANRDLMAGDSVTVFPTDERLQLVWFGDHGASYVLREFEVEPGVPEADEGCSFVDGKTTVDIYAVVHCDVILPGDIDMESGGTVIGRVESGSGGIDIDNGGLTVYGPVAADQSVDIDDSNVTGSVTAGDDIAVDGAEIWGDVRGPDVDLDTATVHGSVRSANQVDLDGVTVTGHVYAPSVSCTDSPTVDGRACSSYTPKDPDDY, via the coding sequence GTGCGCAGTCGACGGGCACGCCGCGGGCTCTCGCCGGTGATCGGGACGGTGCTGCTGGTGGCGATAGTCGTCCTGCTGGCGTCGGCCGCGGCCTACGTCGCCTTCGGCGCGACCGACCGCAACGAGCCCGCCCCGGAGGTGACGACGGAGCTCGAACCGGTCGACCGGCCGGCCGCCTACGAGCTCGAGCTCACGAACGGCGAGCGGCTGGACGGCGAGCGGGTCGAACTCCGCGGGGCGGCCGACGAGCGCGCGCTGGCGAACCGGGATCTCATGGCCGGCGACTCGGTGACGGTCTTCCCGACCGACGAGCGGCTGCAGCTCGTCTGGTTCGGCGACCACGGCGCGAGCTACGTCCTGCGGGAGTTCGAGGTCGAGCCGGGGGTCCCGGAGGCGGACGAGGGATGCTCGTTCGTCGACGGCAAGACGACCGTGGACATATACGCCGTGGTTCACTGTGACGTGATACTCCCGGGAGACATCGACATGGAGTCCGGCGGGACGGTCATCGGTCGAGTCGAAAGCGGCTCGGGCGGGATCGACATCGACAACGGCGGTCTGACGGTTTACGGGCCGGTCGCGGCGGACCAGTCCGTCGACATCGACGACTCGAACGTCACCGGGTCGGTCACGGCGGGCGACGACATCGCGGTCGACGGCGCGGAGATCTGGGGCGACGTGCGCGGCCCCGACGTGGACCTCGACACCGCGACTGTCCACGGGTCGGTCAGGAGCGCCAACCAGGTCGACCTCGACGGCGTGACCGTCACGGGCCACGTCTACGCGCCGAGCGTGTCGTGTACCGACAGCCCGACGGTCGACGGCCGGGCCTGTTCGAGCTACACGCCGAAGGACCCCGACGACTACTGA
- a CDS encoding SHOCT domain-containing protein: MELTHWARDHVPAAAALTVAFAALSAVSLAGATGWLLLAALEVGAASTLGTFLPLFALGTVLGLPLTVAAAVVAAVGAVARVSTAAAAKRRAASTRLGLIASRIERNPLAGLLGIAALVDDLDTRSPERRADDRIERLKERYVDGGLSEWELEERTRIVLDEEGVHRDRVPAVDDELRTGERN, translated from the coding sequence ATGGAACTGACGCACTGGGCTCGCGACCACGTCCCGGCCGCGGCGGCGCTGACGGTCGCGTTCGCCGCGCTGTCGGCCGTCTCGCTCGCCGGCGCGACGGGGTGGCTCCTCCTCGCCGCGCTGGAGGTCGGCGCGGCGTCGACGCTCGGGACCTTCCTCCCCCTGTTCGCCCTCGGAACCGTCCTCGGCCTCCCGCTGACCGTCGCCGCCGCGGTCGTCGCGGCGGTCGGTGCGGTCGCGCGGGTCTCGACCGCCGCGGCGGCGAAGCGTCGTGCGGCGAGCACGCGCCTCGGATTGATCGCCTCTCGGATCGAGCGGAACCCGCTCGCGGGGCTCCTCGGGATCGCCGCTCTCGTCGACGATCTCGACACCCGCTCGCCCGAACGCCGGGCCGACGACCGGATCGAGCGGCTGAAGGAGCGCTACGTCGACGGCGGCCTCTCGGAGTGGGAGCTCGAAGAGCGGACGCGGATCGTCCTCGACGAGGAGGGCGTCCACCGCGACCGCGTCCCGGCCGTCGACGACGAACTCCGCACCGGCGAGCGGAACTGA
- the lysA gene encoding diaminopimelate decarboxylase, translating to MSHSSSPVRRVADWDSDRLSSLAADHGTPLYVVDLDRVAENYERFASAFPDAHVMYAAKAHTGRAVLATLLEAGADIECAARGELQRAIGAGADPDTLQYTAVNPPDADLDYAAELGADHPGLTVTGGARDTFDRLEERGYDGRVAIRVNPGIGTGHHEKVATGKDAKFGIPYDEVPALADDLRERFDLVGLHAHMGSGVLHDDLDDHCRAIAKVAELAREVGDADLEFVDFGGGFGVPYREDEEPLDMGVVGERVREAVGDLAAQIKLEPGRYVVADSEVILTEVNTVKETPETTVVGVDASLATLIRPAMFDSYHPIGNVSAPDRAPEPVSIGGPCCTSADVFCTDRPVARPERGDLLAIGNAGAYGYELANQFHSQPRPAEVAVEDGETRVVRRRESMDDVTRVEREAGERAATDDAAEGPR from the coding sequence ATGAGCCACTCCTCGTCGCCGGTCCGCCGCGTCGCGGACTGGGATTCCGACCGGTTGTCGTCGCTGGCGGCCGACCACGGCACGCCGCTGTACGTCGTCGACCTCGACAGGGTCGCGGAGAACTACGAGCGGTTCGCGTCGGCGTTCCCCGACGCCCACGTCATGTACGCCGCGAAGGCCCACACCGGCCGCGCGGTGCTCGCGACGCTGCTGGAGGCGGGCGCGGACATCGAATGTGCGGCCCGCGGGGAACTCCAGCGGGCCATCGGGGCGGGCGCCGACCCCGACACGCTACAGTACACGGCGGTCAATCCTCCGGACGCCGACCTCGACTACGCCGCCGAACTGGGCGCCGACCACCCCGGGCTGACCGTCACCGGCGGCGCGCGGGACACCTTCGACCGGCTGGAAGAACGGGGTTACGACGGCCGCGTCGCCATCCGGGTCAACCCCGGCATCGGCACCGGCCACCACGAGAAGGTCGCCACGGGGAAGGACGCCAAGTTCGGGATCCCCTACGACGAGGTCCCCGCGCTGGCAGACGACCTCCGCGAGCGGTTCGACCTCGTGGGGTTGCACGCCCACATGGGGTCGGGCGTCCTCCACGACGACCTGGACGACCACTGCCGGGCCATCGCGAAGGTGGCCGAACTGGCCCGCGAGGTGGGCGACGCGGACCTGGAGTTCGTCGACTTCGGCGGCGGCTTCGGCGTCCCCTACCGCGAGGACGAGGAGCCGCTGGACATGGGGGTCGTCGGCGAGCGAGTGCGCGAGGCCGTCGGCGACCTGGCGGCGCAGATCAAGCTCGAACCGGGGCGCTACGTCGTCGCCGACAGCGAGGTGATCCTGACGGAGGTCAACACCGTCAAGGAGACGCCGGAGACGACCGTCGTGGGCGTCGACGCGTCGCTGGCGACGCTGATCCGGCCGGCGATGTTCGACTCCTACCACCCCATCGGGAACGTCTCGGCGCCCGACCGGGCCCCAGAGCCCGTCTCGATCGGCGGCCCGTGCTGTACGAGCGCTGACGTGTTCTGCACGGACCGGCCGGTCGCCCGCCCCGAGCGCGGGGACCTGCTGGCCATCGGGAACGCGGGCGCCTACGGCTACGAACTCGCCAACCAGTTCCACTCCCAGCCCCGGCCGGCGGAAGTGGCCGTCGAGGACGGCGAGACCAGGGTCGTCCGCCGCCGGGAGTCGATGGACGACGTGACCCGCGTCGAGCGCGAGGCGGGCGAGCGGGCCGCGACCGACGACGCCGCGGAGGGGCCACGATGA
- the purH gene encoding bifunctional phosphoribosylaminoimidazolecarboxamide formyltransferase/IMP cyclohydrolase, whose amino-acid sequence MKLAGMASNRGRNLLNIADRAPGGAEFSVIVTNDADAPVLDAAAERGIPTEVVERDEGEDRRAHEERVLDALADYDFDLVTLDGYMRLLSDTFLDAAPTTLNVHPSLLPSFPGMDAWGDALDYGAKVVGCTVHVVTNAIDEDGEIIEAEVDGGPVVTQEPIPVYEGDEKEDLQDRVLYEGEFRAYPRAVKWFADGDVTVDYEANTVSVESDTGGDLPARLFSSEDRAADLRYGENPHQDAAVYADNTVDEASVVGADQLNEGAKALSYNNYNDADGALNLIKEFDEPAAAVIKHTNPAGCATADTLADAYADALATDPKSAFGGIVALNRECDEATAEQIIDSFKEVVVAPGYTDAALETLFEKDNLRVLDVSDRYDVTETVTEKKLVGGRLVQERDTQSLTPDDLEVVTEREPTDEQVEAMLFAWQTIKHVKSNAIVFAKGTETVGVGAGQVSRVDAVEIADMKARKDAEGKSPEGAVMASDAFFPFPDGIEKAAEAGVEAVIQPGGSKNDDIVTEAADEHDMAMVMTGQRAFRHD is encoded by the coding sequence ATGAAACTCGCAGGGATGGCCAGCAACCGCGGGCGGAACCTGTTGAACATCGCCGACCGCGCCCCGGGAGGGGCGGAGTTCTCCGTAATCGTGACTAACGACGCCGACGCGCCCGTCCTCGACGCGGCGGCCGAGCGCGGTATCCCCACGGAGGTCGTCGAGCGCGACGAGGGCGAGGACCGTCGCGCCCACGAGGAGCGGGTCCTCGACGCCCTCGCCGACTACGACTTCGACCTCGTGACCCTGGACGGCTACATGCGCCTGCTGTCGGACACGTTCCTCGACGCGGCGCCGACCACGCTGAACGTCCACCCGTCGCTGCTCCCCTCGTTCCCCGGCATGGACGCGTGGGGCGACGCGCTCGACTACGGCGCGAAAGTGGTGGGTTGCACCGTCCACGTCGTCACCAACGCCATCGACGAGGACGGCGAGATCATCGAGGCGGAGGTCGACGGCGGCCCCGTCGTCACCCAGGAACCGATCCCCGTCTACGAGGGCGACGAGAAGGAAGACCTCCAGGACCGCGTCCTCTACGAGGGCGAGTTCAGGGCCTATCCCCGCGCAGTCAAGTGGTTCGCCGACGGCGACGTGACCGTCGACTACGAGGCCAACACCGTCTCGGTGGAGAGCGACACCGGCGGCGACCTGCCCGCCCGCCTGTTCAGTTCCGAGGACCGCGCCGCCGACCTGCGCTACGGGGAGAACCCCCATCAGGACGCCGCGGTCTACGCCGACAACACCGTCGACGAGGCCAGCGTCGTCGGCGCCGACCAGCTCAACGAGGGCGCCAAGGCCCTGTCGTACAACAACTACAACGACGCCGACGGCGCCCTGAACCTGATCAAGGAGTTCGACGAACCGGCCGCCGCGGTCATCAAACACACCAACCCGGCGGGCTGCGCCACGGCCGACACGCTCGCCGACGCCTACGCCGACGCGCTCGCCACGGACCCCAAGAGCGCCTTCGGCGGCATCGTCGCCCTGAATCGCGAGTGCGACGAGGCCACTGCCGAGCAGATCATCGACTCGTTCAAGGAGGTCGTCGTCGCCCCCGGCTACACCGACGCCGCGCTGGAGACGCTGTTCGAGAAGGACAACCTCCGCGTCCTCGACGTGAGCGACCGGTACGACGTGACAGAGACCGTCACCGAGAAGAAGCTCGTCGGCGGCCGCCTCGTCCAGGAACGGGACACCCAGTCGCTGACCCCCGACGACCTCGAAGTGGTCACCGAGCGCGAGCCCACCGACGAGCAGGTCGAGGCGATGCTCTTCGCCTGGCAGACCATCAAGCACGTCAAGTCCAACGCCATCGTCTTCGCGAAGGGCACCGAGACCGTCGGCGTCGGCGCCGGGCAGGTCTCCCGGGTCGACGCGGTCGAGATCGCCGACATGAAAGCCCGGAAGGACGCCGAGGGCAAGAGCCCCGAGGGCGCCGTCATGGCCTCCGACGCCTTCTTCCCGTTCCCGGACGGCATCGAGAAGGCCGCCGAGGCGGGCGTCGAGGCGGTCATCCAGCCCGGCGGGTCGAAGAACGACGACATCGTGACCGAGGCCGCCGACGAGCACGACATGGCGATGGTCATGACCGGCCAGCGCGCCTTCCGCCACGACTGA
- a CDS encoding 2,3,4,5-tetrahydropyridine-2,6-dicarboxylate N-succinyltransferase, producing MSLQADIEDLWAKKQDGLTAADATDDHLAVLDDFLAALEAGDVRAAEKSGGEWEANEWVKQGILLNFGLRETEAREYGDVAYHDVLPLRETADLAERGTRNTPDGTVIRRGAYVGSDAILMSPAFVNIGAHVGDGTLVDSCDTVGSCAQIGSDVKLGANTLIGGVLEPVEDAPVIVEDGVSLGAGCRVTSGFVVGENSVVGENTLLTPRIPVYDLVEEEVLYGELPPERRAFTRFVESSVSDHDLIDGGAYKPAVVATSVEEETLEATEREDALRE from the coding sequence ATGAGTCTCCAAGCCGATATCGAGGACCTCTGGGCGAAGAAGCAGGACGGACTGACCGCCGCGGACGCGACCGACGACCACCTCGCGGTGCTCGACGACTTCCTCGCCGCGCTGGAGGCCGGCGACGTGCGGGCCGCCGAGAAGTCCGGCGGCGAGTGGGAGGCCAACGAGTGGGTCAAGCAGGGCATCCTCCTGAACTTCGGCCTGCGCGAGACCGAGGCCCGCGAGTACGGCGACGTGGCCTACCACGACGTGCTCCCGCTGCGCGAGACCGCGGACCTGGCCGAGCGCGGCACGCGCAACACGCCCGACGGGACGGTCATCCGCCGCGGCGCCTACGTGGGCAGCGACGCCATCCTGATGTCCCCGGCGTTCGTCAACATCGGCGCCCACGTCGGCGACGGGACGCTGGTCGACTCCTGCGACACCGTGGGTTCCTGTGCGCAGATCGGGTCGGACGTGAAACTCGGCGCGAACACGCTCATCGGCGGCGTCCTCGAACCGGTCGAGGACGCGCCGGTCATCGTCGAGGACGGCGTCTCGCTGGGCGCGGGCTGTCGCGTCACCTCCGGGTTCGTCGTCGGCGAGAACTCCGTCGTCGGCGAGAACACCCTGCTCACCCCGCGGATCCCCGTCTACGACCTCGTCGAGGAGGAAGTGCTGTACGGCGAACTCCCGCCGGAGCGCCGCGCCTTTACCCGCTTCGTCGAGTCGTCGGTCTCGGACCACGACCTCATCGACGGCGGCGCGTACAAGCCGGCGGTCGTCGCCACGAGCGTCGAAGAGGAGACGCTCGAAGCCACGGAGCGCGAGGACGCGCTGCGGGAGTAA